Within Micromonas commoda chromosome 9, complete sequence, the genomic segment CCacgatggcgacgtcgacctcagccctcgcgctccccgcTGGGATatcttcgcgtcgcgtcggcatCAGCCGCCCGAAGCGCgcggcaccccgcgcgcgccgcatcCCGCGGATCATCGCGGAAgcttcgtcgtcttcgcaGGCGCGCGATGCGTTCGTGCTCCGGGCCTcactcgcgtcgtccccaacgcccctcgcgtccttgatcgacgaccccgacgcgtcaAAGGCGTTCGACGTGGTGGTATGGGGCGCCACCGGGTTCACAGGCGCGCTCGTTGCCCGACATCTCGCCAAAAACGCGCCGGACAGCCTCcgcatcgccgtcggcgggcgcAGCGACGCGAAGCTCTGCTCGCTCGTGGGGTCGATGGTCGAGAGCGGACACTCCGACGTGCTGCTCCCGATGctccggggcgacgcggcggacgccaccgacatgcgcgcgctcgcgaaagTCGCCAAGtgcgtcgtctccgcggcggggccgtACGGCGacaacggcgacgtcctcgtcggcgcgtgcgccgcggagggcacGCACTACGCCGACCTCACCGGCGAACCCGGGTGGATGCGATCAATCAtcgacgcccacgacgccACTGCTAtgtcgacgggcgcgcgcatcgtgccgtgcgccgggttcgacagcgtccccgcggacgtcggcgcgttcatcgcggcgacggagttGGCGAAAAGACACCCAGGCGTACGCGTCGTCAAGGTGACGTCGTTTCTCACCAAGGTGCTCGGCGGGTTCAGCGGGGGCACGCTCGCCACCGGGTGgaggctcgccgaggacgcgcgcgagcgaacgAGCTTCTGCGACGTGGACGgcctcgtccccggcgccatcgagggcgtgacgaacgcggcgcagaCGCCGTTGGCGTTCGCCGAGCTGGAGCCGACGTATAATtcggacctcgacgcgtgggccacgacgtcgcccttCGCCCCGTGCGACGTCAAGGTGGTCCGCCGCACCGTCTCCCTTCTAGAGGGTGCCGAGGTGGGTGCCGAGGTGGGTGCCGATGCGGGTGCCGAGGCGGGTGCCGAGGTGGGTGCCGACCGGGTGATGCCGTACGCGAACCTCTCCCGGTTCTGCTACGAGGGtaagctcgccgcgtttgaGCTCGGGACGCCCGTCGGGTGGATCAGTTGCAAGGCGACGGCTTCGctcgtggaggcggcggttcgaggcgccgccgacgaagggacgaggacgtcgatgAAGGCGGCGCTGCCCAAGCCCGGGGAGGGCCCGCCCGAGTGGTTCAGGAACGCGGGGTTCTGGGAGATGCGGTTTtgcgcggagggcgaggacgggaaGGCGAGGGTGTGGACCGCCatgcgaggcggcggcgaccc encodes:
- a CDS encoding predicted protein, translating into MLRGDAADATDMRALAKVAKCVVSAAGPYGDNGDVLVGACAAEGTHYADLTGEPGWMRSIIDAHDATAMSTGARIVPCAGFDSVPADVGAFIAATELAKRHPGVRVVKVTSFLTKVLGGFSGGTLATGWRLAEDARERTSFCDVDGLVPGAIEGVTNAAQTPLAFAELEPTYNSDLDAWATTSPFAPCDVKVVRRTVSLLEGAEVGAEVGADAGAEAGAEVGADRVMPYANLSRFCYEGKLAAFELGTPVGWISCKATASLVEAAVRGAADEGTRTSMKAALPKPGEGPPEWFRNAGFWEMRFCAEGEDGKARVWTAMRGGGDPGYSDTARILAEAGVLLASGGGSGPVRRGGVLTPAAAFGDAILRGLEPHGITYTVDGDEPKGVWFSLPKIAKT